The Terracoccus luteus genome includes a region encoding these proteins:
- a CDS encoding MarR family winged helix-turn-helix transcriptional regulator, whose product MDEHVQAVVDDTDVDWLTPGQQLEWKSLMGMMTSLQAALDLQLKRDAGMNMFDYHVLVALSASPDRTLQMSEIALLARGSLSRLSHAVARLENLGWVQRRASADGGRRIDAWLTDAGWAKLQATAPGHVAEARRLVVDALTPAQLAALGEASRAVVTAAGPDLARALDLDLRTSSPAPDLVTASHPCASPGDAC is encoded by the coding sequence ATGGACGAGCACGTACAGGCCGTGGTGGACGACACCGACGTCGACTGGCTGACCCCCGGTCAGCAGCTCGAGTGGAAGTCGCTCATGGGCATGATGACGAGCCTGCAGGCGGCCCTCGACCTGCAGCTCAAGCGCGACGCGGGCATGAACATGTTCGACTACCACGTGCTCGTGGCCCTCTCGGCCTCCCCCGACCGCACCCTGCAGATGTCGGAGATCGCGCTGCTCGCCCGCGGGTCGCTCAGCCGCCTGTCGCACGCCGTGGCCCGCCTCGAGAACCTCGGCTGGGTGCAGCGCCGGGCCAGCGCCGACGGTGGTCGCCGCATCGACGCGTGGCTCACGGATGCCGGGTGGGCCAAGCTGCAGGCCACCGCCCCCGGGCACGTGGCCGAGGCCCGCCGGCTCGTCGTCGACGCCCTGACGCCGGCGCAGCTCGCCGCCCTCGGCGAGGCGTCACGCGCCGTCGTCACGGCCGCCGGGCCCGACCTCGCGCGCGCCCTCGACCTCGACCTGCGCACGAGCTCGCCGGCCCCCGACCTCGTCACCGCGTCCCACCCCTGCGCGTCTCCCGGCGACGCCTGCTGA
- a CDS encoding aldo/keto reductase family protein — protein sequence MNFRYLGNSGLKISEITYGNWLTHGSQVENDVATQCVRAALDAGISTFDTADVYANTKAESVLGDALKGERREGLEIFTKVYWPTGPGGKNDVGLSRKHIMESIDGSLKRLQTDYVDLYQAHRYDTETPLEETMQAFADVVRQGKALYIGVSEWTADQIREGVALAKDLGVQLISSQPQYSMLWRVIEDEVVPACEELGVSQIVWSPIAQGVLTGKYQPGQQPPEGSRAADEKGGADMIKRFMNDDTLTRVQDLKPIADEAGLTMAQLAIAWVLQNRNVAAALVGASRPEQVADNVKAAGVTLEPELMTKIDEALGGIVERDPAKTAETAPKQRPA from the coding sequence ATGAACTTCCGATACCTCGGCAACAGCGGTCTCAAGATCTCCGAGATCACCTACGGCAACTGGCTCACCCACGGCTCCCAGGTCGAGAACGACGTCGCGACCCAGTGCGTGCGCGCCGCCCTCGACGCCGGCATCAGCACCTTCGACACGGCCGACGTCTACGCCAACACCAAGGCGGAGAGTGTCCTCGGCGACGCCCTCAAAGGCGAGCGGCGCGAGGGCCTCGAGATCTTCACCAAGGTCTACTGGCCCACCGGTCCGGGCGGCAAGAACGACGTCGGCCTCTCGCGCAAGCACATCATGGAGTCGATCGACGGGTCGCTGAAGCGCCTGCAGACCGACTACGTCGACCTCTACCAGGCCCACCGGTACGACACCGAGACGCCGCTCGAGGAGACGATGCAGGCCTTCGCCGACGTCGTGCGCCAGGGCAAGGCCCTCTACATCGGCGTCAGCGAGTGGACCGCCGACCAGATCCGCGAGGGTGTCGCCCTCGCCAAGGACCTTGGCGTCCAGCTCATCTCGAGCCAGCCGCAGTACTCGATGCTATGGCGCGTCATCGAGGACGAGGTCGTGCCCGCGTGCGAGGAGCTCGGCGTGAGCCAGATCGTGTGGAGCCCCATCGCCCAGGGCGTGCTCACCGGCAAGTACCAGCCGGGTCAGCAGCCGCCGGAGGGCTCGCGCGCCGCCGACGAGAAGGGCGGCGCCGACATGATCAAGCGGTTCATGAACGACGACACGCTGACCCGGGTGCAGGACCTCAAGCCGATCGCCGACGAGGCCGGCCTGACGATGGCCCAGCTCGCCATCGCGTGGGTGCTGCAGAACCGCAACGTCGCCGCCGCCCTCGTCGGGGCCTCGCGCCCCGAGCAGGTGGCCGACAACGTCAAGGCCGCGGGTGTCACGCTCGAGCCCGAGCTGATGACGAAGATCGACGAGGCCCTCGGCGGCATCGTCGAGCGCGACCCGGCCAAGACGGCCGAGACCGCGCCGAAGCAGCGCCCGGCCTGA
- a CDS encoding FMN-dependent NADH-azoreductase, whose translation MNILRIDASIQGTSSAGSALADLVVTEATQGRPDATVVRRHLAAEPLPSTAWADAVSAGYVAAEQRTPAQVEALALAGSLADELRAADAAVLALPLYNYGVSQHVKIWMDLAIAGAPMGERLLDGTPVVLVVTRGGGYGPGTPREGWDHNVDYVRRIVGDVWGAELTVVERELTLVGVNPALDELAELGALARKTAEEAAIEAGAALGEHRAA comes from the coding sequence GTGAACATCCTCCGCATCGACGCCAGCATCCAGGGCACCAGCTCCGCCGGCAGCGCGCTGGCCGACCTCGTCGTCACCGAGGCGACGCAGGGCCGTCCGGACGCCACGGTCGTGCGCCGCCACCTCGCCGCCGAGCCGCTGCCCTCGACGGCGTGGGCCGACGCCGTCAGCGCCGGCTACGTCGCCGCCGAGCAGCGTACCCCGGCCCAGGTCGAGGCGCTCGCACTCGCCGGCTCCCTCGCCGACGAGCTGCGCGCCGCCGACGCGGCCGTGCTCGCCCTGCCGCTCTACAACTACGGCGTCTCGCAGCACGTCAAGATCTGGATGGACCTCGCCATCGCCGGCGCCCCGATGGGTGAGCGCCTGCTCGACGGCACCCCCGTCGTGCTCGTGGTGACCCGTGGCGGCGGCTACGGCCCGGGCACCCCCCGCGAGGGCTGGGACCACAACGTCGACTACGTGCGCCGCATCGTCGGCGACGTCTGGGGCGCCGAGCTCACGGTCGTCGAGCGCGAGCTGACCCTCGTCGGCGTCAACCCCGCCCTCGACGAGCTCGCCGAGCTCGGTGCCCTCGCCCGCAAGACCGCGGAGGAGGCGGCGATCGAGGCCGGCGCCGCGCTGGGGGAGCACCGCGCCGCCTGA
- a CDS encoding NAD-dependent epimerase/dehydratase family protein: protein MRIAVTGGSGKLGRHVVRRLRDGGHDVVNLDREGERADGFMRVDLTDHGAVIDALSGARDGEQPPRVDALVHLAAIPAPGLAPDIETFRNNVVTTFSVFHAAIRLGVRTIVYASSETVLGLPFDTPPPYVPVDEEYPPRPESVYSLVKTLEETMAAQLCRWHPDLSVTGLRFSNVMDVEDYEAFPFDGDPLERKWNLWAYIDGRDGAQAVERALERSEPGFEAFVIASPDTVMTTPNAELLDRVFPDVPRRDGIGEHTTLLSIDKARRLLGYAPEFSWRDGRGDEKA, encoded by the coding sequence ATGCGCATCGCGGTCACGGGTGGTTCGGGCAAGCTGGGTCGGCACGTCGTCAGGCGGCTGCGCGACGGTGGCCACGACGTCGTCAACCTCGACCGCGAGGGGGAACGGGCCGACGGCTTCATGCGGGTCGACCTCACCGACCACGGCGCCGTCATCGACGCGCTGAGCGGCGCCCGCGACGGGGAGCAGCCGCCCCGGGTCGACGCCCTCGTCCACCTCGCCGCGATCCCCGCCCCGGGCCTGGCCCCCGACATCGAGACGTTCCGCAACAACGTCGTCACGACCTTCAGCGTCTTCCACGCCGCCATCCGGCTCGGCGTGCGCACCATCGTCTACGCGTCGTCGGAGACGGTGCTCGGACTGCCGTTCGACACCCCGCCGCCGTACGTGCCGGTCGACGAGGAGTACCCGCCGCGGCCGGAGTCGGTCTACAGCCTGGTCAAGACGCTCGAGGAGACGATGGCCGCGCAGCTGTGCCGCTGGCACCCCGACCTGTCGGTCACGGGGCTGCGCTTCTCGAACGTCATGGACGTCGAGGACTACGAGGCCTTCCCGTTCGACGGCGACCCGCTCGAGCGCAAGTGGAACCTCTGGGCCTACATCGACGGGCGAGACGGAGCCCAGGCGGTCGAACGCGCGCTCGAGAGGTCCGAGCCGGGCTTCGAGGCGTTCGTCATCGCCTCGCCCGACACCGTCATGACCACCCCGAACGCCGAGCTGCTCGACAGGGTCTTCCCCGACGTGCCGCGGCGCGACGGCATCGGTGAGCACACGACGCTGCTGTCGATCGACAAGGCCCGGCGTCTGCTCGGGTACGCGCCCGAGTTCTCGTGGCGTGACGGCCGGGGGGACGAAAAGGCCTGA